One genomic window of Stieleria sp. JC731 includes the following:
- a CDS encoding U32 family peptidase has translation MESQQLNSTDKQDRQAAYRPELLAPAGEWACAQAAVENGADAIYFGLDCGFNARHRAQNFHVDDLDELMPFLHRRGVRGYTTMNTLVFPSELHRLVPLVERIAEAGVDAVLVQDFGVARLIREICPQLEIHASTQMSLTSAETIAVAEQLGISRVVLARELSVKEIGKIAAQTSMPLEVFIHGALCVAYSGQCLTSESLGGRSANRGQCAQACRLPYEVVCDGEEVPLGDVRYLLSPQDLAGYGSIVGLCEAGIASLKIEGRLKTPEYVANITGHYRRAIDQAMAEGVVSIDPIARQEMELSFSRGFSPGWLEGNDHKRLVPGKQSAKRGIRLGAVQQVSRDQVLTTLEANLALGDGLGIESTQRHSSEQAMEGGRVYSIKHANGEGAKSAVAGEQVWIGFGRGEIDWNAIEVDATVFKNDDPQLNKRLRKTFETSKPNRRMEVDFQVSAIVGEPLKLTVSLVSSSSSSTIASVQSDQVLEVARKHPAEIDMLRDKLERLGGTQFQMRNVDARIEGCPMVPASLLNDLRRQVIENLDARLAQTGIREVQVDSAKALLDPIVETAANADSQAKLAVMCRTLQQVSAAAESGVDLIYVDFHDIREYAQVASLVEPFGVPFGIATVRMQKPGEKGLLRVLERHGADFILARNLAAIDYFHRRGIRVIADFSLNVANHRSAEWVRSIGAERTTVSYDLNCDQLGDLVASLPASWLEVVLHQHIPMFHMEHCVFCGVLSPGTNKTNCGRPCDDHVVQLRDRVGALHPLQADVACRNTLYNATPQSGAENAKGLLEAGVKWFRVELLEEGQEETNKTVRLYRQLLNGEIDGVTVWQTLQATNRLGVTRGTLESKRNPLAVL, from the coding sequence ATGGAATCACAGCAGCTCAATTCGACAGACAAACAAGATCGCCAAGCGGCCTATCGCCCCGAATTATTGGCACCAGCGGGCGAATGGGCGTGTGCCCAAGCGGCGGTCGAGAACGGCGCCGACGCGATCTATTTTGGGCTCGATTGTGGCTTCAATGCCAGGCACCGGGCTCAGAACTTTCATGTCGATGATCTCGATGAATTGATGCCGTTTTTGCATCGGCGTGGTGTGCGTGGTTATACCACGATGAATACGTTGGTGTTTCCGAGTGAATTACATCGATTGGTTCCGCTGGTTGAAAGGATTGCCGAGGCGGGTGTGGATGCGGTGTTGGTGCAGGACTTTGGTGTCGCGAGGCTGATTCGCGAGATTTGTCCTCAGCTGGAAATCCATGCCAGCACCCAAATGAGTTTGACCAGCGCAGAAACGATTGCCGTCGCTGAGCAGTTGGGGATCAGCCGCGTCGTCTTGGCGCGAGAATTGTCAGTCAAAGAGATCGGCAAGATCGCTGCGCAAACATCGATGCCGCTTGAAGTATTCATCCATGGCGCATTGTGTGTCGCCTATTCCGGCCAATGCTTGACCAGTGAGTCATTGGGGGGGCGTAGCGCCAATCGCGGTCAATGCGCCCAAGCATGCCGCCTGCCATACGAAGTTGTTTGTGATGGTGAAGAGGTTCCGTTGGGGGATGTGCGTTACCTGTTAAGTCCACAGGACCTGGCAGGCTATGGCTCGATCGTCGGATTGTGTGAAGCTGGCATCGCGTCGCTGAAAATCGAAGGCCGCCTAAAGACGCCGGAGTACGTTGCCAACATCACCGGTCACTATCGCAGGGCGATCGATCAAGCCATGGCCGAAGGCGTGGTTTCGATCGATCCGATCGCGCGGCAGGAGATGGAGCTTTCTTTCTCTCGCGGATTTTCACCAGGATGGCTGGAAGGCAACGATCACAAACGGTTGGTCCCAGGTAAGCAGAGCGCCAAACGTGGGATCCGTCTTGGGGCGGTTCAACAGGTCAGCCGAGATCAAGTGCTGACAACACTTGAGGCAAACCTTGCCCTCGGTGATGGTTTGGGGATCGAGTCAACGCAGCGTCACAGCAGCGAGCAAGCCATGGAAGGCGGTCGTGTGTACTCGATCAAACATGCCAACGGCGAAGGTGCGAAATCCGCAGTCGCGGGCGAGCAGGTTTGGATCGGATTCGGACGCGGTGAAATCGATTGGAACGCGATCGAAGTTGACGCGACTGTTTTTAAAAATGACGATCCGCAATTGAACAAGCGTTTGCGAAAAACCTTTGAAACGAGCAAGCCGAATCGACGGATGGAAGTTGACTTTCAAGTCAGTGCGATCGTGGGTGAGCCGCTCAAGCTAACGGTCAGTTTGGTTTCGTCTTCCAGCAGTTCGACGATCGCAAGTGTGCAATCCGATCAGGTCTTGGAAGTGGCTCGGAAGCATCCCGCCGAAATCGATATGTTGCGTGACAAGCTGGAAAGGCTTGGCGGAACGCAGTTTCAGATGCGAAACGTGGATGCGAGGATCGAGGGTTGCCCAATGGTTCCGGCAAGCCTTTTAAATGACCTTCGTCGGCAAGTGATCGAAAATCTTGACGCCCGGTTGGCCCAAACAGGAATCCGTGAAGTTCAGGTCGATTCAGCGAAAGCCTTGTTGGATCCGATCGTTGAGACAGCTGCCAACGCCGATTCGCAGGCAAAGCTGGCCGTGATGTGCCGAACCCTTCAGCAGGTTAGTGCGGCAGCGGAATCGGGCGTCGATTTGATTTATGTCGACTTTCATGACATTCGTGAATACGCGCAGGTCGCTTCATTGGTCGAGCCCTTCGGTGTTCCGTTTGGGATCGCGACCGTTCGGATGCAAAAGCCAGGCGAGAAAGGCTTGTTGCGAGTTTTAGAACGCCACGGCGCGGACTTCATTTTGGCTCGGAATCTGGCGGCGATCGATTACTTCCACCGTCGTGGCATCCGGGTCATCGCAGACTTTTCCTTGAACGTTGCCAACCATCGTTCGGCCGAATGGGTCCGTTCAATCGGAGCGGAACGGACGACGGTTTCTTACGATCTAAACTGTGATCAGCTCGGTGACTTGGTCGCCTCGCTACCGGCTTCTTGGTTGGAAGTCGTGCTTCATCAACACATCCCGATGTTCCATATGGAGCATTGTGTCTTTTGCGGCGTGCTTTCACCGGGCACAAACAAAACGAATTGTGGCCGTCCCTGCGATGATCATGTCGTCCAGCTGCGCGATCGAGTTGGCGCTTTGCATCCGTTGCAAGCTGACGTCGCATGTCGCAACACGTTGTACAATGCGACGCCACAAAGTGGTGCCGAGAATGCCAAGGGGCTATTGGAAGCAGGTGTCAAATGGTTTCGTGTTGAGCTTCTTGAAGAAGGCCAAGAGGAAACGAACAAGACAGTCAGGCTTTACCGTCAATTGTTGAATGGCGAAATTGATGGGGTAACCGTTTGGCAGACTCTACAAGCAACGAATCGCCTTGGTGTGACTCGCGGTACTTTGGAATCCAAGCGGAATCCTTTGGCGGTACTGTAG
- a CDS encoding glycoside hydrolase family 18 protein translates to MRSILCHLLHHQLHPIAAGLAILVSTMVCPLSRSLADQLVVVGYLPDYRINGLTSDKTIGVTHLVYFGISPSKDGKLPEEPISESTLTKLKQLQLSSHCKLILCVGGWGRSDGFPSMAGNVQTRESFVKSLVDYCAQHGFSGIDYDWEHPKGDTEMHHYQLLMQDTKRLGSPKGIEVSVAQAGWQNIGKAGYDAVDRVHLMSYDHGFPQATMPKAMADVERLTTWGCPPEKIAVGIPFYGRNKDGKAKTYAQLIRSDTKSEGDLIEGYAFNSQATVAEKISEVQQRSLAGVMIWELAQDTSNPDQSLLMTIRNAVQTEPSTR, encoded by the coding sequence ATGCGTTCAATCCTGTGCCATCTCTTGCATCATCAGCTTCACCCGATCGCTGCTGGCCTAGCGATCTTGGTTTCAACAATGGTCTGCCCTCTATCGCGATCATTGGCAGACCAACTGGTGGTCGTTGGGTACCTGCCGGACTATCGCATCAATGGTTTAACAAGCGACAAAACAATCGGCGTGACACACTTGGTTTACTTTGGCATCTCACCTTCGAAAGATGGCAAGCTACCAGAGGAACCGATCAGTGAATCCACGTTGACCAAACTGAAACAGCTACAACTTTCCTCACACTGCAAGCTGATCTTGTGCGTCGGTGGCTGGGGACGCTCCGACGGTTTCCCAAGCATGGCAGGCAACGTGCAAACCCGAGAGAGCTTTGTCAAAAGCTTGGTTGACTATTGTGCCCAACATGGCTTTTCGGGAATCGACTACGACTGGGAACACCCCAAAGGCGATACCGAAATGCACCACTACCAATTATTGATGCAGGACACCAAACGACTCGGTAGCCCAAAAGGGATTGAAGTCTCCGTGGCTCAGGCAGGATGGCAAAACATCGGCAAAGCTGGATACGATGCCGTTGATCGCGTCCATCTGATGTCCTATGACCACGGATTCCCTCAAGCAACCATGCCGAAAGCGATGGCCGATGTCGAACGCCTGACCACTTGGGGATGCCCTCCGGAAAAGATCGCGGTCGGTATCCCTTTCTACGGCCGCAACAAAGACGGCAAAGCGAAGACCTATGCCCAACTGATTCGCAGTGACACCAAATCAGAAGGCGACCTGATCGAAGGATATGCGTTCAACAGCCAAGCGACCGTGGCTGAAAAAATCAGCGAGGTCCAACAACGATCTCTGGCAGGCGTGATGATCTGGGAACTCGCACAAGACACATCGAATCCTGATCAGTCGCTTCTGATGACGATTCGCAATGCGGTACAGACGGAACCGTCAACCCGTTAG
- a CDS encoding phenylacetate--CoA ligase family protein encodes MSAFDDQDLSLAWQLDRPSLESIQLDRLNGVLSQAKSMPFYRDRLSDIELPLVSLEQLQSVPLLLKHEMMPAAVGQPGQIFGLPRHQYVRYHQTSGTSGFPMPVLDSAEDWNWWLECWRHVLYAADVTEKDVAMMAFSFGPFIGFWTASDALVQAGALVIPGGGVSSETRLQMILDQQCTLVCCTPTYALHLVAVAERLSIDLASSPVTRLIVAGEPGGSRPAIRSRIEAGWGAMVIDHSGASEIGAWGFGSRNGKGLHVIETQFIAERLHFDEDSPNGRLAADGEEAELVLTGLGRFGGPAIRYRTGDVVRSYVDHQHDCKFMYLDGGVLGRCDDMMVIRGVNVFPSSVEAIVREFDATAEFRMIVDRVGQMDTLAVEAELHSEGCNGLAELFQKRLAMRVDVRPVESGSLPRFEAKSRRLVDHRKD; translated from the coding sequence TTGTCTGCATTTGACGACCAAGACCTGTCTCTCGCTTGGCAGCTTGACCGCCCAAGCCTCGAATCCATCCAGCTCGATCGACTTAACGGTGTGTTAAGCCAGGCCAAGTCGATGCCGTTTTACCGGGATAGGCTTAGCGATATCGAATTGCCTTTGGTTTCGCTTGAGCAGCTCCAATCGGTACCGCTGCTTCTGAAGCATGAGATGATGCCAGCGGCTGTCGGCCAGCCAGGGCAAATATTCGGTCTGCCACGACACCAGTATGTTCGTTATCACCAGACCAGTGGAACGAGCGGCTTTCCGATGCCGGTGCTTGATTCGGCAGAGGATTGGAATTGGTGGTTGGAATGTTGGCGGCATGTTCTTTATGCGGCAGACGTGACCGAAAAAGACGTCGCGATGATGGCGTTTTCATTTGGGCCGTTCATCGGGTTTTGGACGGCAAGTGATGCGCTCGTCCAAGCCGGTGCGCTCGTGATCCCGGGCGGTGGAGTTTCGAGTGAGACTCGTTTGCAGATGATTTTGGATCAGCAGTGCACACTGGTTTGTTGCACGCCGACGTATGCACTGCACCTCGTTGCCGTGGCGGAGCGTTTGTCGATCGATTTGGCGTCTTCGCCGGTCACGCGTTTGATCGTCGCTGGCGAACCCGGAGGAAGCCGGCCGGCGATTCGATCACGTATCGAAGCTGGGTGGGGCGCTATGGTGATTGACCATAGTGGCGCCAGTGAGATCGGCGCTTGGGGATTCGGCAGCCGAAATGGCAAAGGCTTGCACGTCATCGAGACTCAGTTCATCGCCGAGCGGTTGCATTTCGATGAGGACTCGCCCAATGGTCGTCTGGCCGCAGACGGTGAAGAGGCCGAGCTGGTGTTGACCGGACTTGGGCGATTCGGTGGTCCGGCGATTCGCTACCGCACTGGGGATGTCGTCCGCAGCTACGTTGACCACCAGCATGATTGCAAGTTCATGTATCTCGACGGTGGGGTCCTTGGTCGTTGCGACGACATGATGGTGATTCGAGGCGTCAACGTCTTTCCCAGCAGTGTCGAAGCGATCGTGCGAGAGTTTGATGCGACGGCGGAGTTCCGGATGATCGTCGATCGCGTCGGCCAGATGGATACCCTCGCCGTCGAAGCAGAGTTGCATTCGGAAGGCTGCAATGGCCTCGCCGAACTGTTTCAAAAACGATTGGCCATGCGTGTTGATGTTCGGCCTGTTGAATCAGGATCGTTGCCTCGGTTTGAGGCGAAGTCACGGCGATTGGTCGATCATCGCAAGGACTGA